gacaccgctggtcctgctcacattgccctaccctatgccttgacctcttttgcccctctctctccagatgaaatcttgcgacttgtgacggccggccacccaacaacctgcccgcttgaccctatcccctcctctcttccccagaccatttccggagaccttctcccttacctcacctcgctcatcaactcatccttgaccgctggctacgtcccttccgtcttcaagaaaGCGAGAGTTGCACCCTTTCTCAAAAaactacactcgatccctccgatgtcaacaactacagaccagtatcccttctttcttttctctccaaaacccttgagcgtgccgtccttggccagctctcttgctatctctctcagaatgaccttcttgatccaaatcagtcaggtttcaagactggtcattcaactgagactgctcttctctgtgtcacggaggctctccgcactgctaaagctaactctctctcctctgctctcatccttctagacctatctgctgcctttgatactgtgaaccatcagatcctcctcgccaccctctccgagttgggcatctccggcacggctcactcttggattgtgtcctacctgacaggtcgctcctaccaggtggcgtggcgagaatccctctccgcaccacgtgctctcaccactggtgtcccccagggctcagttctaggccctctcctattctcgctatacaccaagtcacttggctctgtcatatcctcacatggtcgctcctatcattgctacgcagatgacacacaattaatcttctcctttccccctgtggatgacggctcaccacctcaagctgaacctcagcaagacggagctgctcttcctctcggggaaggactgcccattccatgatctcgccatcatggttgacaactccattgtgtcctcctcccagagtgctaagagccttggcgtgaccctggacaacaccctgtcgttctccgctaacatcaaggcggtgacccgatcctgtaggttcatgctctacaacattcccagagtacaaccctgccttacacaggaagcagctcatgtcctaatccaggcacttgtcatctcccgtctggattactgcaactcgctgttggcggggatccctgcctgtgccattaaatccCTACAattcatccagaacgccgcagcccgtctggtgttcaaccttcccaagttctctcacgtcaccccgctcctctgcacactccactggcttccagttgaagctcgcatctgctacaagaccatggtgcttgcctacggagctgtgaggggaacggcacctccgtaccttcaggctctgatcagtccctacacccaaagaagggcactgcgttcatccacctctggcctgctcgcctccctacctctgcggaagcacagttcccgctcagcccagtcaaaactgttcgctgctctggcaccccaatggtggaacaagctccctcacgacgccaggacagcggagtcaatcagtTCCTGCAGTTCCTACAGTTCCTGCAGCTGTGACACGAATGGGGCTTTGACAGAATTAGAAAGGTACAGATGCTTAAAGCGAAACAGAAAAAAATAGCATCTATTGTCATGTTCATCTCTACACAACTTCCTCTTACTGTGAAAGGAATTAACACATCAACACTGTGGTCTTTCTTTGGGAGGAAGAGAAAACTATAGTATGTGAATAATAACATATTTGTGCAAAAAGTGAAGTCAATATTGCATTTACCATACCTggtcatgtttacattttcagtccaATCTTTAATGTCACTAGGAGAGGTGTCAAAGGTTTGACGTCATGGCATGTTTATCATTTGGTTTATTTTGTAGCTATTTGGAGGTCAACTGCATGTAGATGTTCTTGAGTTACAGTCTGTCAACTGTTCAAAGTAATAACCCAGGAATGTAGTGATCACACAGTGATAGATTGAATGTGAAAGAGAAATGAATAAGTGAACTACAGAAAATGTATGCTGCAAGAACAATGTCATTCTTCTCTCTGAAATGGACATAACTTTTCATGTGTACTCATCGGCCCAGCAACTAggttttcacaggtttttgcatATGATTACAACCATTTCTCTATTTAGCTCTCTCTGATCAGCATCACACAGCGCCTTCCTTGACAAACCCACACTGCTAAATATAAAGAGAGCAAACCATGACCACTAAACTATGACAAACAAGAGACCTAATGTTAAGTTCCTCAGCCTTTAATTTCATACACTGTGCACTGGAAAAAGTCAAACTTAACCAATTACTTAATTAGTGTTATTATGCAAGTTGAGTGGACTTTAAAAGGACGAGAATTTGAGCCAATGCGTTAGTGTCTTTAGTAAGCAAACTGCTTGAAGTCAGTTGTATTTGAACAAACTTGTTGAGTAAAATTACAAATGAATGTTTGCTCAAAACAACTCAAAACCATGCcaatcattatcattatcattattccAGCATGATCTCttgcaggttgattttcagaATGGTTTGTTTCAATACCTGTGAATTTGCATGTACTTTAGAAAAAATGTATATTATCTATGCTTGTGTAggattaatcaaccaatcaaactaatccaatctgttagtagttTGACTTATTTCACACATTACTGTTATGGCTGTTCCAGTTAATATGATTTAGGCAGTCTCAGTAGTCAATCTTCCCTATCCCAaaagtcattctgaatgcaggttgcgtgTGATTAAACGTTccaattgttggatatcctaactctgtctggattccaataggaaatAAACCACTTTGCAAGCcaacataatgtgacttgcaggcttgatgtggcttgtaaaccaggagtttcagaccactgtgttagggtgtaactaggccctcaaaggCTTTAAGATATATGTAATGTGTGTCATAATGACTTTAATTTTAAAGACAACATATTCACTTAGGTgctcacttggtgaaggctagAGTACTCAAAACCAGTCAATACAACAATCATGTCTCTGTCGCAAACAAATACAGTCATGAGTGTTAATTATAATTCACTCTAAAAGCAAGGCACTCAACGTATGCAAAaaggtagatttttttttattctgtgaACGGCATATTTTTTGGAATTAATTGAATTCCATCTGGTTATTGGGACAGACATGAATGCCATTTTGGACATGCGGACAAATCAAATAAGAACAACTACAATCCACATGTAACAAAGGCTCTCCATCATATACTCTCTGATTACAACCTCATCAATGCCTGGCGAGCACATAATCCTGATGCAAAATAGTACACTTTCTATTCACAGGCATAAATCAACCTCACTAATCAATGTCATACTATTATCTACAACTTTTTTCTTTAATCAAGAAAGATACATAGTAGTTTGTCTGATCACAACACCTACTACTGCCAGTGACACATTTCAGAATCTCCTAATTGTAAGTAGGCCTTCAAAGATAGGCATAAGGCcttatgatatactgtatatatgagaATTAATAAAGGGAGAAGATTACAATCATGAAAAAGAAAGCAAATAGAGCAGGTCGTGATGAAAATAACAGCAACATCTAGGCCTATCTACAGAATGTACACATGTAAGATGCAGAGGATACAGAGGGTTTTATATCTATGGAAGGCCCAGCTCATGACCACATCCTGTTCAGCTCACAGTACTTTCtggtagggagaggagggtgccTTCTGGGTGTCAAAATGTGATCTTGTCATACAGAGTCTGCGGCTACATGTGACAGATAATCAAGAAGAAACTGTTTCAGCATCAAGAAAAGTAGTGACTATTCTCAAAGTAGACTACATAGTCTTCCATTCAATCACAGACATTTTACCATTATGACCATTTATATCTTACCTTGTTCAATCTTGGGATAACTAGATCATTGACAGTTTCATAGATGGATATTGGGTTTACATGACTGTTTGATCTTGTCTGGAATCAAAATACAGCCCATTACAACACAGTTCATACAGCTTTAACACATTCAGATATATAATAATGGCAATGCATACTTACATCTCTACTTCTTGTGTTGTCCATAACATCAGCATATATTGTGTTGTCAGTTAGATCTTCTGTGTTTTATAAGAACAAAATATCAACCAATCAGAAACATTTTATACAGGATATCAACAAACATACCCAGGAATTAATGAGGGGTCTCACACTTTTTCTAATTTCTAGCAAATCCCCCAAAAAATCATATCAGCTGAAGAATACTAGAACCACCTGAGATGTCATTTTAAGTATAGCTGAGGCCCCTAAGCTGTACATACCTGTGTTACTTCGGCCCCTGCAGTAGCACACTGCTACAGCTACAGTGAGGATCAGCACCATAGTGCCTCCCACTGTTACTCCGATGTAGATGGTAAACCACACCAGTCCTGTCACATATTGTACAACACACATGATTAGACTATACAATATGATAAAGACTAAATGGCTCTATATCATATACATCCAATGTGAGCACATGCATTACATATTATATTTGACAACATTATCGTATAAGCACACTGAAAGTGTATGGAAGGGATTATTATGATATCTAGGTACCTGGGGTGGTTGTGTCATTACTACACTTTACTGTCATAGAGGCagttttccaactgactaggttgGAGGCGTTGCACTTTACACTGATGTTTCTCTCtgctggtgagagagagaagtaaatCTGCTGGGCGTCCCCGTAgatctcattgtctctctcccaGGTGTAGGTAATGTTCTGGTAGCAGGACACGTTGCACACCAGCCATACCGTACAGGAGTGGTTGGCCAATAGCTTGATGTCTGTCTGGATCGCCACCTTGGATATAGGCTCTAACCaaccaggagagagacagagactcgtAATGAGTCTTCTAAATTAACCCTACCATAGCCATACCACCAGGAGAAAGATGACTTGAAAATGTGCTGGATATTTAACAAAGCATGGTGAGTAAGGTCAGTATAAAACCACAATACCTGTGTTATAGTTTAAAGATCATCAGGGTTATGGATATAAATAAGAATGATATCAAAATAGGATGCAAAAATGGTGATAACAGCCTACCGTGGACCTTCAGAGTGATGGTCTTACTGCCAATCTGACCTTTGTCCTCTTCGCCTGTCAGTAGAAAATCCCCTGAGTCTTGCAGTGTCAGTTCTCTGACTGTTAAACTGAAGTTTTTGGTGTTCATCTTTAGTCTC
The DNA window shown above is from Salmo trutta chromosome 8, fSalTru1.1, whole genome shotgun sequence and carries:
- the LOC115198463 gene encoding natural killer cell receptor 2B4-like, with product MSCFSKQGILLLLLSNLHYGVGVSLIINKRVGDSVELLAGLERGHFKSLEWKYMGKDIAEFNSEVVYSPGSQFEGRLKMNTKNFSLTVRELTLQDSGDFLLTGEEDKGQIGSKTITLKVHEPISKVAIQTDIKLLANHSCTVWLVCNVSCYQNITYTWERDNEIYGDAQQIYFSLSPAERNISVKCNASNLVSWKTASMTVKCSNDTTTPGLVWFTIYIGVTVGGTMVLILTVAVAVCYCRGRSNTEDLTDNTIYADVMDNTRSRDTRSNSHVNPISIYETVNDLVIPRLNKPQTLYDKITF